One genomic region from Cardiocondyla obscurior isolate alpha-2009 linkage group LG01, Cobs3.1, whole genome shotgun sequence encodes:
- the LOC139103760 gene encoding thiamine pyrophosphokinase 1 isoform X4: MKHAAVDRTTQQQLASSRRESWSPLDVFHGNARCEYAVIVLNRPICCKLNVLLQFWQNARITITVDGGTERWLKYLEKQGIDPLNGKHKQYIPNLITGDMDSCSLPLIEKLKSLGSTVVKTPDQNYTDYTKALLETVRWAKARNINLGEIYVLTETSGRFDHIIGNVNTLYIGNKLVGDIRVIQVASNSLTWILKPGTHRLHIPDVLVEHKSWCGLLPFGCSVNCISTTGLKWNLSNSTMQFGGLISTSNTYESSEVTVDTDTPIIWTMGIESLQDNINDEM; the protein is encoded by the exons ATGAAACATGCTGCCGTGGATCGCACGACGCAGCAGCAACTCGCCTCCAGTCGCAGAGAATCGTGGAGTCCTCTCGACGTGTTTCATGGCAACGCACGTTGCGAGTACGCGGTGATTGTGCTGAATCGTCCCATATGCTGCAAGCTCAATGTGCTGCTTCAATTCTGGCAAAATG CTCGAATCACCATCACTGTAGATGGTGGAACAGAAAGGTGGCTAAAATACTTGGAGAAGCAGGGAATTGATCCATTGAATGGCAAGCATAAACAGTATATACCGAACCTCATTACCGGGGACATGGATAGCTGTTCATTGCCTTTaatagagaaattaaaaagtctgGGTTCCACAGTTGTAAAAACACCTGACCAAAATTACACAGATTATACTAAAGCGTTGCTAGAAACCGTGCGCTGGGCTAAAGCACGCAACATAAAC TTAGGCGAAATATACGTACTTACCGAGACATCTGGCAGGTTTGACCATATCATTGGCAATGTTAATACTTTGTACATAGGTAACAAACTTGTGGGAGATATACGG gTGATACAAGTTGCAAGTAACTCTTTGACATGGATATTGAAGCCTGGTACACACCGTTTACATATACCTGACGTTTTGGTGGAACACAAATCTTGGTGCGGCTTGCTACCGTTCGGTTGTTCTGTCAACTGCATATCAACGACTGGTTTAAAATGGAATTTAAGTAA TTCGACTATGCAGTTTGGAGGTTTAATAAGTACTTCGAACACATACGAAAGTTCCGAAGTAACTGTAGATACAGATACGCCGATAATTTGGACAATGGGTATAGAGTCTCTTCAAGATAATATAAATGACGAAATGTAG
- the LOC139103760 gene encoding thiamine pyrophosphokinase 1 isoform X3 — protein MQASLSNDDLKIREDKTIRMMKHAAVDRTTQQQLASSRRESWSPLDVFHGNARCEYAVIVLNRPICCKLNVLLQFWQNARITITVDGGTERWLKYLEKQGIDPLNGKHKQYIPNLITGDMDSCSLPLIEKLKSLGSTVVKTPDQNYTDYTKALLETVRWAKARNINLGEIYVLTETSGRFDHIIGNVNTLYIGNKLVGDIRVIQVASNSLTWILKPGTHRLHIPDVLVEHKSWCGLLPFGCSVNCISTTGLKWNLSNSTMQFGGLISTSNTYESSEVTVDTDTPIIWTMGIESLQDNINDEM, from the exons ATGCAGGCGAGCTTGAGCAACGATGATCTGAAGATCCGCGAGGATAAAACTATCCGAA TGATGAAACATGCTGCCGTGGATCGCACGACGCAGCAGCAACTCGCCTCCAGTCGCAGAGAATCGTGGAGTCCTCTCGACGTGTTTCATGGCAACGCACGTTGCGAGTACGCGGTGATTGTGCTGAATCGTCCCATATGCTGCAAGCTCAATGTGCTGCTTCAATTCTGGCAAAATG CTCGAATCACCATCACTGTAGATGGTGGAACAGAAAGGTGGCTAAAATACTTGGAGAAGCAGGGAATTGATCCATTGAATGGCAAGCATAAACAGTATATACCGAACCTCATTACCGGGGACATGGATAGCTGTTCATTGCCTTTaatagagaaattaaaaagtctgGGTTCCACAGTTGTAAAAACACCTGACCAAAATTACACAGATTATACTAAAGCGTTGCTAGAAACCGTGCGCTGGGCTAAAGCACGCAACATAAAC TTAGGCGAAATATACGTACTTACCGAGACATCTGGCAGGTTTGACCATATCATTGGCAATGTTAATACTTTGTACATAGGTAACAAACTTGTGGGAGATATACGG gTGATACAAGTTGCAAGTAACTCTTTGACATGGATATTGAAGCCTGGTACACACCGTTTACATATACCTGACGTTTTGGTGGAACACAAATCTTGGTGCGGCTTGCTACCGTTCGGTTGTTCTGTCAACTGCATATCAACGACTGGTTTAAAATGGAATTTAAGTAA TTCGACTATGCAGTTTGGAGGTTTAATAAGTACTTCGAACACATACGAAAGTTCCGAAGTAACTGTAGATACAGATACGCCGATAATTTGGACAATGGGTATAGAGTCTCTTCAAGATAATATAAATGACGAAATGTAG
- the LOC139103686 gene encoding organic cation transporter protein — MASVDRDLEDLMAHLGEFGKYQFRQYCLHLLAALTAGVHMLTLLTVAAVPPHHCAVPGTNVSVLTSELLNSTSNNWGNTSELSPDRLPRRLDSCHYLDLENVTRECDSWTYDTTYFQSSRGMEWNFVCSRRWMGAAAQSSYMFGVFLGAVTLGSMADKYGRKIIFYVSAVAQLVLGVLVALVNDYYVFLTLRFLYGIFGSAGAYITGFVLTMELVGPSKRTACGILFQLAFATGFMLVAVWGAVLKDRMWLQIVYGMHSAILLGHWWLMDESPRWLWAHGRAAEAIVIVQKGLKVNGSDVNVDAARLISKSKVQSETKEDKSYGALDLFKTPNLRKKSLNICLNWFANSIAYYGLALNIGNLVGNPFVMLFLSGVLEIPTYILIIFTMDRTGRRCLISTFLIIGAVCCICAAAITGVTSDLVAVVKVTIVLAGKGCIAGSFAVVYNYTAELFPTVVRNTALGIGSMCARLSGALTPMIFLLDSLDPRVPAMLFGLIALVAGFLSLYLPETLNQPMPETIEDGENFGKGDTCFTTCLGGGAKTVENDQDLTMEKIHEKDEKEKLSDM; from the coding sequence ATGGCGAGCGTGGATCGAGATCTCGAGGACCTAATGGCCCACCTAGGTGAATTCGGCAAGTACCAGTTCCGGCAGTACTGCCTTCACCTGCTCGCCGCCCTTACGGCCGGGGTGCACATGTTGACTCTGCTGACGGTCGCAGCGGTGCCGCCGCATCACTGCGCCGTCCCGGGAACAAACGTATCTGTCCTGACCAGCGAGCTACTCAATTCCACCTCCAACAACTGGGGCAATACCTCGGAATTGTCGCCGGACCGTCTCCCGCGCCGCCTCGACAGCTGCCACTATTTGGATCTCGAAAACGTCACCCGGGAATGCGACTCGTGGACCTACGACACGACGTACTTTCAATCCTCGCGCGGCATGGAATGGAATTTCGTTTGCTCGCGACGCTGGATGGGCGCCGCTGCTCAATCCTCGTACATGTTCGGCGTGTTCTTGGGGGCGGTTACCCTCGGTAGTATGGCGGATAAGTACGGCAGGAAGATTATATTCTACGTGTCCGCGGTGGCGCAGCTGGTGCTCGGAGTGTTAGTCGCTCTGGTGAACGATTACTACGTCTTCTTGACGCTTCGTTTCTTGTACGGGATCTTCGGCTCCGCCGGGGCTTATATCACCGGGTTTGTGCTGACGATGGAGTTGGTGGGCCCGTCAAAAAGAACCGCGTGCGGCATACTGTTCCAGCTGGCCTTCGCCACGGGCTTCATGCTGGTAGCCGTGTGGGGCGCCGTGCTCAAGGATCGCATGTGGCTGCAGATCGTGTACGGAATGCACAGCGCGATTCTACTCGGGCACTGGTGGCTCATGGACGAATCACCCAGGTGGTTATGGGCACACGGCCGCGCCGCCGAGGCGATCGTCATCGTGCAGAAAGGACTGAAGGTGAACGGCAGCGACGTCAACGTGGACGCCGCCAGATTGATAAGCAAGTCGAAAGTACAGAGCGAGACTAAAGAGGACAAGTCGTACGGCGCGTTAGATCTCTTCAAAACGCCGAATCTCCGTAAGAAGAGCCTAAACATCTGCCTCAACTGGTTCGCGAACTCGATCGCTTATTACGGCCTGGCGCTCAACATAGGCAACCTCGTCGGCAATCCGTTCGTTATGCTATTTCTAAGCGGCGTGCTAGAAATACCgacgtatattttaataatctttaccATGGACCGCACCGGCAGGAGATGCCTGATCAGCACGTTCTTGATAATAGGCGCCGTATGCTGCATTTGCGCCGCCGCTATCACCGGCGTGACCAGCGACCTGGTGGCCGTGGTGAAGGTCACGATAGTGCTCGCCGGTAAGGGCTGCATCGCCGGCTCGTTTGCCGTGGTGTACAACTACACGGCCGAGCTGTTTCCTACGGTGGTGAGGAACACGGCGCTCGGAATCGGTTCCATGTGCGCGCGTCTCAGCGGCGCTCTCACGCCCATGATCTTTCTCTTGGACTCGCTGGACCCGCGAGTACCGGCCATGCTCTTCGGGTTAATCGCTTTGGTAGCGGGCTTCCTCTCTCTCTACTTACCGGAAACGCTGAACCAGCCGATGCCGGAGACCATCGAGGACGGCGAGAATTTCGGCAAGGGCGACACTTGCTTCACCACCTGCTTAGGCGGCGGCGCGAAAACCGTCGAGAACGACCAGGACCTCACGATGGAAAAAATACACGAGAAagacgaaaaagagaaattgagCGACATGTAA
- the LOC139103727 gene encoding zinc finger CCCH domain-containing protein 10, producing the protein MKKLKVKLESSGTPGTTTGQHQQAVGMAGGLNVNTTDTTDPASRICRDFLRNVCHRGKRCKYLHERSEDDPVEEYTFCHDFQNGKCNWPGCKFLHCTESEEKRFRATGELPSHVLNRSKVCNNDKSDHPLCKDFMKGSCQRVNCKFRHLKKEEPQHNLMSPSHLNASRPQHNFNGTSNGSSVGSDGRRYEEDRNFHWQMQDHNNLVANNGGYNTSHPADYIGPPEPKRRLVSGETVVHFEASPIVGQQHTTQPTVTPSYYYPVIPRNEARAIVLEDENVLLRKKIEELKKQVSDLTATNEFLLDQNAQLRMSGKRTANVTAVTVPAVTITNTVPPSQAPTPQQMVNAAVAAGTLRTVTASVATVPVSIATVAPVSIAAVSMAPVSIPPPIVTMAQQTITMSGSGPPQATNQQPPNSQQPASLPLSISGATAPLVSYPIMTQELRPVLQ; encoded by the exons ATGAAAAAACTGAAGGTAAAGTTGGAAAGCAGTGGAACGCCAGGAACAACGACGGGGCAGCATCAGCAGGCGGTCGGGATGGCAGGCGGGTTGAACGTGAATACGACCGACACCACCGATCCCGCGAGCCGGATCTGTCGTGATTTTCTGAGAAATGTTTGCCACCGGGGAAAACGCTGCAAGTACCTTCACGAGCGCTCGGAAGACGATCCCGTGGAAGAGTACACCTTCTGCCACGATTTCCAGAACGGCAAATGTAATTGGCCGGGCTGTAAATTTCTCCACTGCACGGAGAGCGAAGAAAAGCGGTTCAGAGCGACCGGCGAGCTGCCGTCTCACGTTCTCAACCGATCCAAGGTATGCAACAACGACAAGTCGGATCATCCGTTGTGCAAGGACTTCATGAAAGGCAGCTGCCAAAGGGTCAATTGCAAGTTCAggcatttaaagaaagagGAGCCGCAGCATAATTTAATGTCACCGTCTCATCTCAACGCATCCAGACCTCAACATAATTTTAACGGTACTAGCAACGGCAGCAGTGTCGGCAGTGACGGACGCAGATACGAAGAGGATAGAAA ctttcACTGGCAAATGCAGGATCATAATAATTTGGTTGCTAATAACGGCGGCTATAACACGTCGCATCCAGCCGATTACATCGGACCGCCAGAACCGAAGAGGCGATTAGTATCGGGTGAAACAGTCGTACATTTCGAAGCCTCTCCAATCGTAGGTCAACAGCATACGACTCAGCCGACAGTCACACCAAGTTATTATTATCCCGTGATACCACGCAACGAAGCACGAGCTATTGTCTTGGAAGATGAAAACGTattgttaagaaaaaagatagaagAGTTAAAGAAGCAG gtaagTGACTTGACAGCAACGAACGAGTTTCTGTTGGATCAAAATGCTCAATTGAGAATGTCAGGTAAACGAACTGCAAACGTGACCGCCGTAACAGTTCCAGCAGTTACGATTACAAATACGGTTCCGCCGTCACAAGCTCCGACGCCCCAGCAAATGGTTAACGCGGCCGTGGCAGCAGGTACCCTTCGAACGGTCACTGCGAGCGTAGCCACCGTTCCCGTAAGTATCGCAACTGTAGCTCCTGTTTCCATCGCTGCAGTATCTATGGCGCCGGTCTCAATTCCGCCTCCAATTGTCACCATGGCTCAGCAAACTATTACAATGAGCGGCTCTGGACCTCCCCAGGCAACTAATCAGCAGCCACCAAACTCGCAGCAGCCTGCTAGCTTACCTTTGTCAATATCAGGCGCAACCGCGCCTCTCGTTTCTTATCCTATCATGACGCAGGAACTCAGACCCGTCCTGCAATAA
- the LOC139103760 gene encoding thiamine pyrophosphokinase 1 isoform X2, translating to MYKLKSRAAGFYEALRAASLRKIALVMKHAAVDRTTQQQLASSRRESWSPLDVFHGNARCEYAVIVLNRPICCKLNVLLQFWQNARITITVDGGTERWLKYLEKQGIDPLNGKHKQYIPNLITGDMDSCSLPLIEKLKSLGSTVVKTPDQNYTDYTKALLETVRWAKARNINLGEIYVLTETSGRFDHIIGNVNTLYIGNKLVGDIRVIQVASNSLTWILKPGTHRLHIPDVLVEHKSWCGLLPFGCSVNCISTTGLKWNLNSSTMQFGGLISTSNTYESSEVTVDTDTPIIWTMGIESLQDNINDEM from the exons ATGTATAAGCTGAAATCGAGAGCGGCCGGATTCTATGAGGCTCTGCGAGCTGCGTCATTGCGTAAGATTGCCCTCG TGATGAAACATGCTGCCGTGGATCGCACGACGCAGCAGCAACTCGCCTCCAGTCGCAGAGAATCGTGGAGTCCTCTCGACGTGTTTCATGGCAACGCACGTTGCGAGTACGCGGTGATTGTGCTGAATCGTCCCATATGCTGCAAGCTCAATGTGCTGCTTCAATTCTGGCAAAATG CTCGAATCACCATCACTGTAGATGGTGGAACAGAAAGGTGGCTAAAATACTTGGAGAAGCAGGGAATTGATCCATTGAATGGCAAGCATAAACAGTATATACCGAACCTCATTACCGGGGACATGGATAGCTGTTCATTGCCTTTaatagagaaattaaaaagtctgGGTTCCACAGTTGTAAAAACACCTGACCAAAATTACACAGATTATACTAAAGCGTTGCTAGAAACCGTGCGCTGGGCTAAAGCACGCAACATAAAC TTAGGCGAAATATACGTACTTACCGAGACATCTGGCAGGTTTGACCATATCATTGGCAATGTTAATACTTTGTACATAGGTAACAAACTTGTGGGAGATATACGG gTGATACAAGTTGCAAGTAACTCTTTGACATGGATATTGAAGCCTGGTACACACCGTTTACATATACCTGACGTTTTGGTGGAACACAAATCTTGGTGCGGCTTGCTACCGTTCGGTTGTTCTGTCAACTGCATATCAACGACTGGTTTAAAATGGAATTTAA ATAGTTCGACTATGCAGTTTGGAGGTTTAATAAGTACTTCGAACACATACGAAAGTTCCGAAGTAACTGTAGATACAGATACGCCGATAATTTGGACAATGGGTATAGAGTCTCTTCAAGATAATATAAATGACGAAATGTAG
- the LOC139103760 gene encoding thiamine pyrophosphokinase 1 isoform X1: protein MYKLKSRAAGFYEALRAASLRKIALVMKHAAVDRTTQQQLASSRRESWSPLDVFHGNARCEYAVIVLNRPICCKLNVLLQFWQNARITITVDGGTERWLKYLEKQGIDPLNGKHKQYIPNLITGDMDSCSLPLIEKLKSLGSTVVKTPDQNYTDYTKALLETVRWAKARNINLGEIYVLTETSGRFDHIIGNVNTLYIGNKLVGDIRVIQVASNSLTWILKPGTHRLHIPDVLVEHKSWCGLLPFGCSVNCISTTGLKWNLSNSTMQFGGLISTSNTYESSEVTVDTDTPIIWTMGIESLQDNINDEM from the exons ATGTATAAGCTGAAATCGAGAGCGGCCGGATTCTATGAGGCTCTGCGAGCTGCGTCATTGCGTAAGATTGCCCTCG TGATGAAACATGCTGCCGTGGATCGCACGACGCAGCAGCAACTCGCCTCCAGTCGCAGAGAATCGTGGAGTCCTCTCGACGTGTTTCATGGCAACGCACGTTGCGAGTACGCGGTGATTGTGCTGAATCGTCCCATATGCTGCAAGCTCAATGTGCTGCTTCAATTCTGGCAAAATG CTCGAATCACCATCACTGTAGATGGTGGAACAGAAAGGTGGCTAAAATACTTGGAGAAGCAGGGAATTGATCCATTGAATGGCAAGCATAAACAGTATATACCGAACCTCATTACCGGGGACATGGATAGCTGTTCATTGCCTTTaatagagaaattaaaaagtctgGGTTCCACAGTTGTAAAAACACCTGACCAAAATTACACAGATTATACTAAAGCGTTGCTAGAAACCGTGCGCTGGGCTAAAGCACGCAACATAAAC TTAGGCGAAATATACGTACTTACCGAGACATCTGGCAGGTTTGACCATATCATTGGCAATGTTAATACTTTGTACATAGGTAACAAACTTGTGGGAGATATACGG gTGATACAAGTTGCAAGTAACTCTTTGACATGGATATTGAAGCCTGGTACACACCGTTTACATATACCTGACGTTTTGGTGGAACACAAATCTTGGTGCGGCTTGCTACCGTTCGGTTGTTCTGTCAACTGCATATCAACGACTGGTTTAAAATGGAATTTAAGTAA TTCGACTATGCAGTTTGGAGGTTTAATAAGTACTTCGAACACATACGAAAGTTCCGAAGTAACTGTAGATACAGATACGCCGATAATTTGGACAATGGGTATAGAGTCTCTTCAAGATAATATAAATGACGAAATGTAG
- the Vha100-2 gene encoding V-type proton ATPase 116 kDa subunit a 1, whose protein sequence is MGAMFRSEEMALCQLFIQPEAAYLSVSELGETGTVQFRDLNGDLNYFQRKFVNEVRRCDELERKLRYIEAEVKKDAVPIPDNLTELPRAPNPRAIIDLEAHLEKTENDIRELSLNAVNLKSNYLELTELQHVLDKTQAFFTEEEANDTITKALEEAPNPVVSTRGRLEFVGGVINRERVPAFERMLWRISRGNVFLRQIELDKPLEDPATGNEIYKTAFVAFFQGEQLKSRIKKVCTGFHASLYPCPTSHAERQDMLKGVRTRLEDLKMVLNQTQDHRQRVLHNVAKEIPNWSIMVRKMKAIYHTMNLFNMDVSKKCLIGECWMPIADLATVQNCLTEGSRQCGSSIPSFLNVIHTDENPPTFNRTNKFTRGFQNLIDAYGVASYREANPALYTIITFPFLFAVMFGDAGHGLILTLFGLTMVLMEKKINAKKSDNEIGNLFFGGRYIILLMGLFSIYSGFIYNDIFAKSVNIFGSSWKIRYSYEDINLNKSLELSPNRNESYVQYPYPLGIDPVWALSQNKIVFHNSFKMKLSIIIGVAHMIFGVCMNVVNMIYFKKYASLFLEFLPQLLFLVWLFFYMTVLMFIKWVLYEAEADDPGKTPGCAPSVLITFINMMLFKNAVVPKDCSQYMFEGQDILQMVLIFAALLCIPVMLLGKPLYIIFSKKMKNDSKVYSNGSASQDIELQTQDLPRDSAGTSKDAGNDHDHDEDSFSELMIHQIIHTIEYVLSTVSHTASYLRLWALSLAHSQLSEVLWNRVLRIGLGAEEEQYVNSIILFAVFAVWAFFTVVILVLMEGLSAFLHTLRLHWVEFMSKFYEGLGHPFQPFYFKSILDAEDAEE, encoded by the exons ATGGGGGCGATGTTCAGGAGCGAGGAAATGGCACTTTGCCAATTGTTTATTCAACCGGAAGCGGCTTACCTTTCCGTTTCCGAACTTGGGGAAACCGGCACGGTGCAATTTCGTGAC CTGAACGGTGATTTGAATTACTTTCAACGAAAGTTCGTCAACGAGGTCCGGCGATGCGACGAACTGGAGCGCAAGCTCCGCTACATCGAGGCGGAGGTGAAGAAGGATGCTGTACCGATCCCGGATAATCTTACGGAACTACCACGTGCGCCTAATCCACGTGCAATTATCGATCTCGAG GCGCATCTCGAGAAAACGGAGAACGACATACGAGAGCTGAGCCTGAACGCGGTAAACCTGAAGAGCAACTATCTCGAGTTGACGGAATTACAGCACGTGCTCGATAAGACGCAAGCGTTTTTCACGGAG GAAGAGGCCAATGACACGATCACCAAGGCGCTCGAGGAAGCACCGAATCCCGTTGTCTCCACTCGCGGACGTCTGGA ATTTGTCGGTGGGGTAATAAATCGCGAACGAGTTCCGGCCTTCGAGAGAATGCTCTGGCGCATATCACGCGGCAACGTTTTTCTTCGGCAGATCGAGCTTGATAAGCCGCTGGAGGACCCAGCTACG GGCAACGAAATCTATAAAACGGCCTTTGTGGCATTTTTTCAAGGCGAACAACTGAAGAGCCGTATTAAAAAGGTTTGCACCGGCTTCCACGCCTCGCTCTATCCGTGCCCAACCAGCCACGCGGAACGTCAGGATATGTTGAAAGGTGTGCGAACGCGACTAGAGGACCTTAAAATG GTACTGAATCAAACTCAAGATCATCGCCAGCGTGTCCTGCACAATGTAGCAAAAGAGATACCAAACTGGAGTATCATGGTGAGAAAAATGAAGGCGATTTATCACACAATGAATCTGTTCAACATGGACGTGTCTAAGAAATGCCTTATCGGAGAGTGCTGGATGCCTATTGCCGATCTCGCTACCGTGCAAAACTGTCTTACGGAGGGCTCG cgacaATGTGGCAGCTCCATACCGTCTTTCCTCAATGTGATTCACACGGATGAAAATCCTCCGACGTTCAACCGTACGAACAAGTTCACGAGAGGCTTTCAGAATCTAATTGACGCGTACGGTGTAGCGTCGTATCGCGAGGCCAATCCGGCACTTTACACTATCATCACGTTTCCCTTCCTCTTCGCCGTCATGTTCGGCGATGCTGGTCACG GTTTAATATTGACGCTTTTCGGCTTGACTATGGTGctgatggaaaaaaaaatcaacgcgAAGAAGTCGGACAACGAAATCGGAAATCTATTTTTCGGCGGTCGTTACATCATTCTTCTTATGGGCCTGTTCTCCATCTACAGCGGCTTCATTTACAACGACATATTCGCAAAGTCAGTTAACATATTCGGTTCCAGTTGGAAGATCAGGTATTCCTACGAGGATATCAACTTAAACAAATCCCTAGAGTTGTCGCCGAATCGAAACGAGAGTTATGTGCAGTACCCCTATCCTCTGGGCATAGATCCCGTCTGGGCTCTTTCGCagaataaaattgtctttcacAATTCGTTCAAGATGAAATTGTCGATCATCATCGGCGTCGCGCATATGATTTTCGGCGTCTGCATGAACGTCGTCAACATGAT atatttCAAGAAATACGCTAGTCTGTTTCTCGAATTTTTACCGCAATTGCTCTTCCTCGTATGGCTATTTTTCTATATGACCGTCTTAATGTTCATTAAATGGGTTCTGTACGAGGCCGAGGCTGatg atccaGGAAAAACTCCAGGCTGTGCGCCGTCagtattaattacatttattaacatGATGCTTTTCAAAAACGCCGTCGTACCTAAAGACTGCTCTCAGTACATGTTCGAGGGACAGGATATTCTGCAGATGGTTTTGATTTTCGCCGCTCTCTTGTGCATCCCGGTGATGCTCCTGGGGAAGCCGCTgtacattatattttcaaaaaaaatgaaaaatgacaGCAAGGTTTAT AGCAACGGAAGCGCGTCCCAGGATATCGAGCTGCAGACTCAGGATCTGCCGAGAGATTCCGCGGGGACCAGCAAAGACGCAGGGAACGACCACGACCACGACGAAGACAGTTTCAGTGAGCTAATGATTCACCAGATTATCCACACGATAGAATACGTTTTGTCTACCGTATCACACACCGCTTCCTACCTACGGTTGTGGGCCCTGTCGCTGGCTCACTCTCAACTATCGGAGGTACTCTGGAACAGAGTGCTGCGAATAGGCTTGGGTGCCGAAGAGGAACAGTACGTCAACAGCATCATTTTATTCGCGGTGTTTGCCGTCTGGGCATTCTTCACCGTCGTTATTCTCGTTTTAATGGAAGGCCTCTCGGCATTTCTTCATACGCTTCGACTTCATTG GGTCGAGTTTATGAGTAAATTCTACGAGGGTTTAGGACACCCCTTCCAACCGTTTTACTTCAAGAGTATTTTAGACGCCGAGGACGCCGAGGAATAA
- the Dpck gene encoding dephospho-CoA kinase, which produces MYLVGLTGGIATGKSTVAAVFREHGIPVIDADVIARKVVEPGKPAWYKIKKEFGPDVFLDTKQLDRGKLGDLIFNDIEKRKKLNAITHPDIYKEIYWQAIKYLLQGYPFVIMDLPLLFETGHMLNYLHKIIVVTCEEDLQLQRLMERTGFTEAKAKLRIAAQMSLEKKAEMSNFVIENSGNARDTREQTIKVINVLRSSKHHWKLRFIVGFCCTLLLAGAYWLRNRSSRSLSSAT; this is translated from the exons ATGTATTTGGTCGGATTGACAGGTGGCATCGCCACCGGTAAGAGTACAGTCGCTGCTGTCTTTCGGGAGCACGGTATCCCGGTGATTGACGCCGACGTAATTGCCCGAAAAG TTGTCGAGCCAGGAAAACCGGCatggtataaaataaagaaggaaTTTGGCCCGGACGTGTTCCTCGACACTAAGCAGTTAGATAGAGGAAAGCTTGGTGATTTAATATTCAATGATatcgaaaagagaaagaagctCAATGCTATCACGCACCCGGATATATATAAAGAGATATACTGGCAggctattaaatatttgttacaaGGATATCCATTCGTTATCATGGACTTGCCGTTGCTTTTCGAAACGGGGCACATGCTGAATTActtgcataaaattatagtaGTGACAtg cgaAGAAGACCTTCAGCTCCAACGGTTGATGGAACGCACTGGATTTACGGAGGCTAAAGCAAAGTTAAGAATAGCTGCACAAATgtctttagaaaaaaaggcAGAGATGTCAAATTTTGTGATTGAGAATTCCGGCAATGCCAGAGATACCAGGGAACAAACCATAAAAGTGATCAACGTATTACGATCTTCCAAGCACCACTGGAAACTGCGTTTCATAGTTGGATTTTGCTGCACTCTACTATTAGCTGGCGCttattggttaagaaatagaAGTTCTCGATCATTATCTAGCGCgacataa